CACTATAACCGCCGTAATGAGAGACACCTAGCTCATAGCTTGTGACGATTACTTCATCCCCTTTATTAAAACGATTATCATTCGATGAAACGACAATGCCTGCGAGATCAATTCCAGGAACGAAAGGGTAAGATTGAACGATTTTTCCATTAGGAATACTTGCAAGTCCATCTTTGTAATTCACACTAGAGTAAGCTACTTTAATCGTAACATCTCCATTAGGAAGATCACTTAACTTAAGGTTTTCGATATTTAGTGAAAACTCTTCTTCTGTTTTATTCACAACTAGAGCACGAAATGTATCTAGCATTGCTTGTCCCCCTTTATTGTCTTTTTATATTGAATTTTCTAACTTTATCATAACCAAATAAAATGAAGTGGTCAAAATTCAATAAGACGGGGGTATGAGAAGTTATAACTAACGATAAACAGTGAACTATATATGCATGAAATATTTAACTGTCGTTTTACTAAATAATGTAACGCTTTAAGTAGTAATTACAAGGTTCATTCTTTATCTTTTAATAATAACTCTTTCCCAGCAATACCAGGGTTAGTCATTTCGTAAGGGTGTAGAATCTTATCTAATTCTTCACTCGTTAAGATATTTTTGCTTATACAAATTTCTCTAATCGTTTTCTTCGTTTCAAGTGCTTCCTTTGCAATTGCAGATGCAGTCTCATAACCAACGTGAGGGTTAATTGCAGTGATCAGTCCGATACTATTGTTAACGTATTCGTTCATTCTCTCCTCATTTGCTTTAATGCCATCTACGCAATATTTACGGAAAACATTGAAGCAATTGGTCATGACTTTAATAGATTGAAGGAGATTGAAGACAAGTACTGGCCCCATCACATTTAGTTCAAATTGTCCTGCTTCTGAAGCTAGACAAATTGTATGATCATTTCCGATTACTTGGAAGGCACATTGATTTAGAACTTCAGCCATTACAGGATTTACCTTACCAGGCATAATCGATGACCCTGGTTGTCGAGCTGGTAGAGATATCTCACCGAGCCCTGCGCTTGGACCTGATGCCATCATCCGAAGATCATTTGCCACTTTTGACATATTCATCATACATACTTTTAATGCAGATGAAACATCTAGATAACAATCTGTATTTTGCGTAGCATCAACGAGATGATTGGTTTTGACAATTGGGAATCCACTAATGTTCCGAATGTTCTCTACGACGCGCTCAATGTATTCTGGATCTGCATTTAAGCCTGTTCCTACCGCAGTTGCTCCCATATTCACTTCATAGACATGTATGCGTGATTGCTCAACGCGTGCAATGTCTCGTTGCAAGACACGAGCATATGCTTCAAATTCTTGTCCAAGTCTAATTGGAACAGCATCTTGTAAGTGTGTTCTTCCCATTTTTAGAACAGAATCAAATTCTTCTGCTTTGAGGTGGAAGGAGTTGTATAGTTTATTCATTTCCTCTAGGAGATTCTCTAACATAATAAGAATGGCTAGATGAATCCCAGTTGGACATGCATCGTTTGTTGATTGTGACATATTTACATGGGAATTCGGACTAATCAATTTATAGTTGCCTTTTTCCTCGCCTAGTATTTCAAGTGCTCGATTTGCAATGACTTCATTCGTGTTCATGTTAATAGAGGTACCAGCACCACCTTGAATAGGGTCTACTATAAATTGATCGCAAAATTTCCCGTCTATAACCTCATCAGATGCAGCAACAATGGCTTTTCCAACCCGTTCATTTAATTGTCCAATTTCCATATTTGCAAGTGCTGCTGATTTCTTTACGATTGCCATTCCACGAATAAGACTCCTCTCGATACGATATCCAGTGATCGGGAAGTTCTCTACTGCTCTAAGTGTTTGGACACCGTAGTAGGCATCAATAGGGACTTGTTTTTCTCCTAAGAAGTCTTTTTCTATTCTGACTGCTGTATTTTCGTTCAAATGATCATCTCCTAATGTTGTCTATGTTTTGGAAAGTCTATAGATGAAATTGATGAATTTGTAGTCAATTTTAACTATGTAAACAACATCTTACTAGTAATAAATATTCTTTGTAAAGTTGAAACGAACTATCTATGTATCCGATTATTTTATTTAGGACTTATCTAAAGAAAAGGCTAATTTAAAATAATGTTTTTATTAAAAAACCTTGACCAACTTGTTTATACAAGTTACACTAAAAACAGTTCTTGTATATACAAGTTATATTTTTAACATTTCATAATGACCTAATTTTTTAAGTTGATTTATTTTTTTGCACTTCATGTAAGCGAATACATCATGGGAGGGAAAAAACATGGCAGTGAACAAGGAATCCATAGAGCAAATACTTGAAGCTATTGGTGGTAAGGACAATGTCTCTGTTGCAACGCACTGTGTCACACGTCTCCGCTTTGCTCTGAAAGATGAAAGTGTTGTCGATAAAGAAAAATTAGAGAATATCGACCTCGTGAAAGGTTCATTTTCAAGCAACGGTCAATTTCAAGTCATTATTGGTCCAGGGTTAGTTGAAAAAGTGTACAAGGAATTGGTTGATATAGCGGACATTGACTCCGCTACTAAGGAAGATGTGAAAGAGCAAACCTCTAAGAAGATGAATCCGTTGCAACGTGCGGTTAAGACATTGGCAGATATTTTCATCCCAATTTTGCCTGCGATTGTAACAGCTGGTCTATTAATGGGGTTAAATAACCTTCTTACAGGAGCAGATATTTTTTATGAAGGAAAATCATTAATTGATGTTCATACACAATGGGCTGACTTAGCGAGTATTATTAATTTGATTGCAAACACCTCATTTGTATTCTTGCCAGGGTTAATTGGTTGGTCCGCAGTTAAGAAATTCGGTGGAAATCCATTGCTCGGGATTGTACTAGGACTTATGCTTGTTCACCCGGATTTATTGAATGCTTGGGGATATGGATCAGCAAGTGAAAGTGGAGAAATACCTACATGGAATTTATTTGGACTCATAATTGAAAAAGTAGGTTATCAAGGACAAGTTCTTCCTATTTTAGTAGCATCTTATGTACTTGCAAAGATTGAGATTACAATGAACAAAATTGTACCAGATGCATTCAAGCTTTTGATTGTTGCCCCAATTACATTGCTAGTAACAGGGTTCTTATCGTTTATTGTTATTGGTCCATTAACGTTTACAATTGGTAATGTTTTAACTAATGGTTTAATTGGAATCTTTGATTCATTTGCAGCATTAGGTGGCCTTGTATATGGTGGTTTTTATGCTTTGCTCGTTGTGACAGGTATGCACCATACGTTCTTAGCAGTAGACTTGCAGTTAATTTCTAGTGCAGGTGGAACATTCTTATGGCCAATGTTAGCACTTTCAAATATTGCACAAGGCTCTGCTGCACTTGCGATGATGTTCGTAGTAAAAGATGAGAAGCTAAAAGGTCTATCATTAACATCAGCAATCTCAGCATATCTTGGTATTACAGAACCAGCGATGTTTGGCGTAAACATTCGATACAAATATCCATTTATTTGCGCGATGATTGCTTCAGGTATTGCAGGTATGCTTCTTGCGATTAAAGGGGTTAAAGCAGCATCAATCGGTGTAGGAGGAGTACCTGGTATTTTCTCGATTTATTCTCAATATTGGGGAATATTCTTAGTTGGTATGGTAATCGTACTCGTCGTTCCATTCTTTGGTACAATTATCTATTCAAAAATAAAAAAATAAAACCTACAGCAACCTTCAACTATGTTTGGAGGTTGTTGTCTTGACATCTTGGAATGTTGCATAACTATAAAATGGTGGTGATTCCATGGCACAGCCTTGGTGGAAAAAATCAGTAGTATATCAAATTTATCCGAAAAGCTTTAACGATACAACTGGTAACGGTACTGGTGATATTGAAGGAATTATAGAAAAACTAGATTATTTAAAAGAGCTTGGAGTAGATGTTGTTTGGCTTACTCCCATCTATAAATCTCCACAGCGTGACAATGGATATGATATAAGTGATTATTATCAAATTCACGAAGAATATGGAACGATGGAAGACTTTGAACGACTTTTGAATGAAGCACATGACCGTGATATTAAAATTATTATGGATATTGTCGTAAATCACACGTCAACTGAACATCAATGGTTTAAGCAAGCATCTCAATCAAAAGATAATCCTTATCGTGATTTTTATATTTGGAAAGAAAGTGATAACGGAGTAGCACCGAATAACTGGCAATCGAAGTTCGGTGGTTCGGCTTGGGAATATGATGAAACTAGTAGTCAATATTATTTACACTTGTTCGATGTTACACAAGCTGATTTGAATTGGGAAAATGAAACGGTACGCAATAAAGTATATGAAATGATGCACTTCTGGTTTGCTAAAGGTGTTGATGGCTTTCGCTTAGATGTCATCAATCTCATTTCGAAAGCGCAGAATTTCCCCAATGATAACGAAGGAGACGGGCGGAAATTTTATACAGATGGGCCACGAGCACATGAATTTATGCATGAGATGAATCGTAAAGTATTCTCAAAATATAAATCAATGACGGTTGGAGAAATGTCATCCACAACAATTGAAGATTGCGTTAAATATACCAATCCAACAAGTCAAGAATTAGATATGACATTTAACTTTCATCATTTGAAGGTTGATTATCCAAATGGTGAGAAGTGGGCAATCGCCGATTTTGACTTTCTTGAATTGAAACAAATTTTATCAAAGTGGCAAACTGAAATGAACAATGGTGGAGGGTGGAATGCGCTTTTTTGGTGCAACCATGATCAACCACGTATTGTATCGAGATATGGAAATGATAGTGAGTATCGTGAAGAATCAGCTAAGATGCTCGCAACAACAATCCATTTGATGCAAGGGACTCCTTATATTTATCAAGGTGAAGAGATAGGGATGACTAATCCGAAATTCAACAAAATTAAGGATTACCGTGATGTTGAAACATTAAACATGTATAAACTAATGCATGGACAAGATAAATCAGAAGCAGAGATTATCGAGATTATAAAACAAAAATCTCGTGATAATTCTCGAACTCCTATTCACTGGACAGAACAGAAAAATGCAGGATTCACATTGGGCACACCTTGGATTCCAGTTGCAGAAAATTATAAAGAAATTAATGTAGAGCAGGCATTGAAAGATTCAAATTCGACTTTTTATCATTATAAGAAGTTAATTCAGTTGAGAAAAGAGTTGGACATTATAACGAATGGTGATTATCAGTTGTTATTGGAAGATCACCCACGAATTTTTGCATATACAAGAAATTCTAGGCATGAAACTTTACTTGTAATTAATAATTTCTATGATAATGAAGCAGTAGTTAAATTACCTCAAGAAATAGATGTGAAAAACTATAAACCAGAACTTGTGTTAAGTAATTATAATGATTCAACTACTGATTTTTCTGAAATAGTATTGCGTCCATTTGAGTCAATCGTATATCATTTAAAGAGAAAGTAAGAAATTTCGAGAAGACAGTGTAAATTGAGCTTCTCCTTCTTTTAATCGTTCAAGTATAAATATTATGAGATACACCCTTTTCTTAATTAAATTATTATTAGAAAAAACGGTGATTCAAATGAAGAATAAGTATAATGGCATTTATCAAGAATTAGCTAACCGTATTAAGGACGGTATGTACCAACCGCTTGAGAAATTACCTTCTGAACATGAGCTTGTAGAAGAATTTGAAGTGTCACGAGAAACGATTAGAAAGGCGCTTAACCTACTCGCCCAGAATGGATACATTCAGAAAGTACGTGGGAAAGGATCGGTCGTACTTGAAGTTGGGAAATTTAACTTTCCGATTTCAGGTTTAGTAAGTTTTAAAGAACTCGCAAATAAATTAGGCAAAGAATCAAGCACGAAAGTTCATGAGTTATCAATTATTCATCCTGATCGATATTTAATGAATCAGTTAAAGGCAAATGAGCAATCAGAGATATGGAAAGTTGTTCGTGTTCGTAAAATTGATAATGACCGAATTATTCTTGATAAAGATTATTTTCTCAAGAAATTTGTGCCTTCTTTAACGAAGGATATTTGTGAAGATTCAATTTATGAGTATTTAGAAAAAGAACTAAATATAAAAATTAGCTTTGCAAAGAAAGAATTTTTTGTTGAACAAGCGACAGAAGAAGATAAGGAATTACTTGATTTACAAATGTATGATTCAGTTGTTGTAGTAAAGAATTACGTGTATTTAAATGATGCAAGCTTATTTCAATATACTGAATCTCGCCATCGCCCTGACAAATTTAGATTTGTGGATTTTGCACGTAGACAAACTTAATCACATTGAAAAGGTGTTAGCATCCATTGGGGATCTGACACCTTTTTATGTTTCAAACTAGTATAATATGGTAGTAGTAGTTTGAAGAATAAATGATTTATCTTGAGGGTGAGAAAATTAACAGAGGATCTGGGATGGAAAGCAATGAATATTCACATAGGAAGAGGAGGATATAAATGTTCTATGAACAAGTTCAACCACAAAAGCTTAAATCATTCCTCACGAATCCAACACATGAATCATTGGAAAATTTATTATTAAACAATACAGGTGAGACAGACTTTTTAGACTTTAAAATGAAATGGATTGAAATTACGAAACTTGCTAAACATATGTTAGCAATTGCAAATTCAGGTGGCGGATGTATTTTATTTGGAGTAAGTCAGCCTGAAGACGGAAAGGTACTGTTAGAAGGGGTGCC
The sequence above is a segment of the Bacillus solimangrovi genome. Coding sequences within it:
- the treC gene encoding alpha,alpha-phosphotrehalase, whose protein sequence is MAQPWWKKSVVYQIYPKSFNDTTGNGTGDIEGIIEKLDYLKELGVDVVWLTPIYKSPQRDNGYDISDYYQIHEEYGTMEDFERLLNEAHDRDIKIIMDIVVNHTSTEHQWFKQASQSKDNPYRDFYIWKESDNGVAPNNWQSKFGGSAWEYDETSSQYYLHLFDVTQADLNWENETVRNKVYEMMHFWFAKGVDGFRLDVINLISKAQNFPNDNEGDGRKFYTDGPRAHEFMHEMNRKVFSKYKSMTVGEMSSTTIEDCVKYTNPTSQELDMTFNFHHLKVDYPNGEKWAIADFDFLELKQILSKWQTEMNNGGGWNALFWCNHDQPRIVSRYGNDSEYREESAKMLATTIHLMQGTPYIYQGEEIGMTNPKFNKIKDYRDVETLNMYKLMHGQDKSEAEIIEIIKQKSRDNSRTPIHWTEQKNAGFTLGTPWIPVAENYKEINVEQALKDSNSTFYHYKKLIQLRKELDIITNGDYQLLLEDHPRIFAYTRNSRHETLLVINNFYDNEAVVKLPQEIDVKNYKPELVLSNYNDSTTDFSEIVLRPFESIVYHLKRK
- the treP gene encoding PTS system trehalose-specific EIIBC component — protein: MAVNKESIEQILEAIGGKDNVSVATHCVTRLRFALKDESVVDKEKLENIDLVKGSFSSNGQFQVIIGPGLVEKVYKELVDIADIDSATKEDVKEQTSKKMNPLQRAVKTLADIFIPILPAIVTAGLLMGLNNLLTGADIFYEGKSLIDVHTQWADLASIINLIANTSFVFLPGLIGWSAVKKFGGNPLLGIVLGLMLVHPDLLNAWGYGSASESGEIPTWNLFGLIIEKVGYQGQVLPILVASYVLAKIEITMNKIVPDAFKLLIVAPITLLVTGFLSFIVIGPLTFTIGNVLTNGLIGIFDSFAALGGLVYGGFYALLVVTGMHHTFLAVDLQLISSAGGTFLWPMLALSNIAQGSAALAMMFVVKDEKLKGLSLTSAISAYLGITEPAMFGVNIRYKYPFICAMIASGIAGMLLAIKGVKAASIGVGGVPGIFSIYSQYWGIFLVGMVIVLVVPFFGTIIYSKIKK
- the aspA gene encoding aspartate ammonia-lyase is translated as MNENTAVRIEKDFLGEKQVPIDAYYGVQTLRAVENFPITGYRIERSLIRGMAIVKKSAALANMEIGQLNERVGKAIVAASDEVIDGKFCDQFIVDPIQGGAGTSINMNTNEVIANRALEILGEEKGNYKLISPNSHVNMSQSTNDACPTGIHLAILIMLENLLEEMNKLYNSFHLKAEEFDSVLKMGRTHLQDAVPIRLGQEFEAYARVLQRDIARVEQSRIHVYEVNMGATAVGTGLNADPEYIERVVENIRNISGFPIVKTNHLVDATQNTDCYLDVSSALKVCMMNMSKVANDLRMMASGPSAGLGEISLPARQPGSSIMPGKVNPVMAEVLNQCAFQVIGNDHTICLASEAGQFELNVMGPVLVFNLLQSIKVMTNCFNVFRKYCVDGIKANEERMNEYVNNSIGLITAINPHVGYETASAIAKEALETKKTIREICISKNILTSEELDKILHPYEMTNPGIAGKELLLKDKE
- the treR gene encoding trehalose operon repressor — its product is MKNKYNGIYQELANRIKDGMYQPLEKLPSEHELVEEFEVSRETIRKALNLLAQNGYIQKVRGKGSVVLEVGKFNFPISGLVSFKELANKLGKESSTKVHELSIIHPDRYLMNQLKANEQSEIWKVVRVRKIDNDRIILDKDYFLKKFVPSLTKDICEDSIYEYLEKELNIKISFAKKEFFVEQATEEDKELLDLQMYDSVVVVKNYVYLNDASLFQYTESRHRPDKFRFVDFARRQT